The DNA sequence CGAGGCCGTTGAGTACCAATCTTCGGCATACTGTGGTTTACTCAGATTGATCTGGTCCGGCAACTCGATGTACTCGTAATCGCGTTCCAAAGCCATATTGCGGTAAGTGATTGCGGCGTCGATGGAACCGGTCTCGAATTGACTGATTAACGATGTTTCGGGATAGATCTGATCCCGTTGGAGGATCTGTTCTCTGAGACTCGATGCGTCGTCGTAGTAGCGTGAAGCGAGTTCGAGCATGAAGAGTGTACGATATCCAAGCGGGTCTTGGTCGGGGTCGGTTCGGCCGATGTTCACGTTCCCGTTGACCATTGGTTCGTACCAACTCTCGGTTCCGGCGTCGGCCAGACGTACCCCGTTGTCTGTGTCCGGATTGTACGCGATGACGATTGAGTTGCTGGTAAACACGGAGTGCCACGACGGTGAAAGTGGCTCTTCAAAGAGCGCCACGTCGGCGACTGAGACGATATCGGGATCGCGTTGCCCTTCATCGATCATCCGAGCGACGGTTGCAGAGCCGTGCGCCTCAATTTCAACTGGGACATCCACAGCAGGCTTGAGTCCGTTGGCTAGTGCGTTCTGGAGGCTGCCAGCTGCAAGGATGGCAACCGTCGTTGATTGGGTCCGATCTCGACTACGCTCACCTGTACAGCCCGAAAATCCAGTGACAGCCGCCGTCCCGGTAGTCAAGAAAAACCGTCGTCGCGTAGTCAGAGATCCATCATTCATCCATACGAGATAGAGAATAGTTTGAGAGAAAAGCTTATCTCAAACACATCTGTTTGACTCTCCATGACCACTGCTGCAT is a window from the Halobaculum magnesiiphilum genome containing:
- a CDS encoding extracellular solute-binding protein; this translates as MNDGSLTTRRRFFLTTGTAAVTGFSGCTGERSRDRTQSTTVAILAAGSLQNALANGLKPAVDVPVEIEAHGSATVARMIDEGQRDPDIVSVADVALFEEPLSPSWHSVFTSNSIVIAYNPDTDNGVRLADAGTESWYEPMVNGNVNIGRTDPDQDPLGYRTLFMLELASRYYDDASSLREQILQRDQIYPETSLISQFETGSIDAAITYRNMALERDYEYIELPDQINLSKPQYAEDWYSTASYTLPSGQEIQGGLISYGSTIRHMSDAAVSVFDIHTTGSYLKEHGFLLRDQFPAYTGDVPQSVRQATDQSGGTQSRLGESHKELSSTVSDITVLI